aaaaatttttgtagagatggatcgTACTATGCTgtgcaagctggtcttgaactcctgggctcaataagATCCtcaggcctcagtctcccaaagggctgggattacaggcatgagccaccgagcccagctaaatatatatttttaatgatgaggtcttactatgttgcccatgccagcttgaactcctggggtcaagcaatcctcccacctcagcctcttgggcgGTAGGCCTATAGCTACTTGCCCagcttatattcttttttttttgttttgagacggagtttctctgttactcaggctggagtgcaatggtgcaatcttggctcactgcaacctccacctccagggttcaagtgattctcctgattcagcctctagagtagctgtcattacaggtgcgcaccaccatgctcgactaatgttttgtatttttagtagagacggggtttcaccatgttggctaggctggtcttgatctcctaacctcaggtgatctacctgccttggactcccaaagtgctgggattatagatgtgaggcACCTTGCCCGGCCGCCCAGCTTATATTcttaaaatctaaaaatcaagctgggtgcagtggctcacacctataatcccagcactttgggaggctgaggcaggtggatcacgaggtcaagagatcgaggccttactggtcaacatggtgaaaccccgtctctactaaaaatacagaaaattagctgggcatggtggcgcgtgcctgtaatcccagctactcaggaggctgaggcaggagaattgtctgaacccaggaggcgaaggttgcagtgagccaagatcgcgccattgcattccagcctgggtaacaagagtgaaactccctctcaaaaaaaaaaaaaaaaatctaaaaattatttcactaaCTGTtacttggggttttttttcccaaGTAATCACTAAGAAGTGGAATCAAAGTCTTAAGAGAACAAAccacttcctttcttcccatGGCACCCAGGTGCATCCAATCCTCCTGAGCCCTGCTGGGAGCTGGCTGAGAGGGAGGGGCCAGGCCTGCTGATGCTACTCACATGGCAGAAGATCATGGCTTGAGCAATGGTGATGGCCCCGTAGAGGTTACACAGGGCCTGGAACTTCTCGTCTCTGCTGCTGCACAGGACATAGTACTGTTTGATGGTGTCCAGGGTCTCTTCCTCGCGCTTCAGTTTGATAACGTTTGGGTCTGGGACCACTTTCTGGGCAAACTTCCACACAGAGTCTTCAAAGGTGGCGGAGAAAAGCAGCATCTGGCAGTTCCTGGGCAGCATCCTGCAAGGGAAGGCCCTGGCATGTGGCCCCAGGTGTCCCCGGAAAGCAACAGAAGCACAGCCTCCCCAGCTGGGAGGGTCTAGGTGCCCAGGAAAGCTGACGGGGGAGAAGCATCTcagggaggaggagcagcaggcctgggttgggggtaggggtggggaagAGTCCCTAGATCTCCTTTCTCAACCCAGGCTTGGAGGGACTGTGGTTGGTGCTGACATGGAAATGGCCCGTCAAACAAATGCTGCTGAGAATACCAGAGCCAAGACCCAGGCAGAAGCCAGAGGAGGCGTCTGAAGTAAAGGGAGAAGATGCTGCAGaagaggaggctgagaagtcctctGCCCTCGAGATCCCTACCTCTGGATGCGGATGCTCTGATCCTGGTGGCCCTGAGTGGCTATCATGACGTCAGCCTCATCCAGAACAAACACCTTGATTTTCTTGGGATCAATGAACTTGAGCTTGGAGCACCAGTCCAGCACGGTCCCAGGGGTACCAATGACAATCTGCTCACTGATCTTCTGGCCTCTTTCCACTGTGGAGACCCAGGTGACTTTCATGGGTATTTCAAAGGCAAAGCCCGCTCTGGAAATCAAAGCCCTGCCCATCCTTCTAGGACTAGGAGAACAAGTTATTTCCAGATCTCAAAACACACATGAGTGTCTCCTTCAGCCTCGGTTTCTTCTGCTGTGAAGTGGCCAGATGACACCTATCTCAGTGCACTGTGTTCAGGATCCAATCCCACACAGCAAATCTTCAATAAGCATCAGTTCCCTTCTGTTTTCTCCTATCATTCAACATCATTCAAcccttcatatttatttatttggagacagggtgtcactctgttgcccagactagagtgcagagacacagtcatggctcactgcagctgtgtcaaacatctcatgtaccccataaacatacaTACCTACTATGTAACcacaaaagttcaaaaattagaaaaaaaatgctgaaaagacaTAAATAGTAAGGATATAAACAATTAGAAGATGAAACTTCTTCAGTGACATTGTTCTCCTTCTCTATAATCATCCAATTCTCTCTGAAGTACccgatctttatttatttttatttttttgctaacAATGTTCTACCTAGACTAGAACACTTCCTCTTAGGTAGAGTCTTTCACAGTTCTTATCTTTCTAATACACTCTGCCCCCTCAGCTATCCGGTCATCTATTTCAAATATGTCGGTTGCTTTTAcattagcaaggcgtggtggtgcacgcctgtaatcccagctactcaggaaagtGAGACacaaggatcacttaagcctaggaggcagaggttgcagtgagccaggagtgtgtcgctgcacttcagcctgggcgatgagggaaacactgtctcaaaaaaaaaaaaaaaagtattaagaatTATCTGCCCTTTTAACTTAAATCcaaattggaaaattttaaatgattatctTCTGATAAGTTTcattatattatttacttttcagaACTGGCTTCAAGTTGGCATTAGGACATTGTATGTAGACTTGACTTCTGCAAGTCATAAAGTCACATTTATTTCAGAGATCCATAAAACGCAACCAAACCTctaacaacacttttttttttcttgagagagagtcttactctgtcacccagactggagtgcagtggtgtgatcctgctTCACTGTAACTCCCTcacaggttaaagcgattctcctgccccagcctcctgagtagctgggattacaggtgtgtgccaccgtgactggctaatttttttgtttttttttttgagacggagtttcgctcttgttacccaggctggagtgcaatggcgcgatctcggctcaccgcaacctctgcttcctgggttcaggcaattctcctgcctcagcctccggagtagctgggattacaggcacgcgccaccatgcccagctaatttcttgtatttttagtagagacggggtttcaccatgttgaccaggatggtctcgatctcttgacctcgtgatctacccgcctggcctcccaaagtgctgggattacaggcttgagccaccgcgcccggcccattttttggtatttttagtagagacagcgtttttccatgttcatcaggcttgtctcaaactcctgaccttcaaaCGAGCCACTCGCCTAGGCTTCACAAAgttctgagactacaggtgtgagccaccatgcctgggcaacaacacttttaaaattacttaaataataTTAGTTGTGCGCCCCGCCTGGCTGCGTCCCGGCCGGACCTGTGGAGCTGGGCTTCGCCGAGTTGGCACCGGCGTGGCGACTGCACAGCGAGCAGTTCCCCATCAAGGTAGGCGGGCGGCTGGCGTGGCTGGGCGTGTCCAGGCTGCCGGGCACGGGGCCCTGGCCTGCGCGCCTTGTGGTCGCCCGCTTTCCTTCCTGCT
The Callithrix jacchus isolate 240 chromosome 20, calJac240_pri, whole genome shotgun sequence genome window above contains:
- the LOC103789493 gene encoding ATP-dependent RNA helicase DDX19A isoform X18; this encodes MGRALISRAGFAFEIPMKVTWVSTVERGQKISEQIVIGTPGTVLDWCSKLKFIDPKKIKVFVLDEADVMIATQGHQDQSIRIQRMLPRNCQMLLFSATFEDSVWKFAQKVVPDPNVIKLKREEETLDTIKQYYVLCSSRDEKFQALCNLYGAITIAQAMIFCHTRKTASWLAAELSKEGHQVALLSGEMMVEQRAAVIERFREGKEKVLVTTNVCARGIDVEQVSVVINFDLPVDKDGNPDNETYLHRIGRTGRFGKRGLAVNMVDSKHSMNILNRIQEHFNKKIERLDTDDLDEIEKIAN